The Gossypium hirsutum isolate 1008001.06 chromosome D02, Gossypium_hirsutum_v2.1, whole genome shotgun sequence region TatttcaactcaatgtatttcttttcacaattcattatcacattatgggcagtcaaccaatccataccaagaatcacatcaaactcatcaaatggcaatagcatgagctcggccgaaaaacagtgacctctaatcatcaaagggcaacccttacatactttgtctactaacacatactggcctaatggatttgatactttaattacaaattcagtagattctataggcatgttcatactaggcatcaatctcatacaaacataggaatgggtcgaacccagatcaatcaaagcaataacattagtatcatagagagaaaatgtacccataatcacatcaggggaggatgcctcttcacgagcacggaTAGAGTATGTCCTTGCGGGTGCTCTACCATCTAGTCTAGCAGCTAAGTCTCTGGGCGTACCCCTGTTACTTGCTCCAACTCTCAGATTCCtctgtggtctacctctagtaggagcatttcccGATCTCAcactcggtattacttctcttttaactgCTTCGGGACAATCCCGAATATAGTGATCTGGTGCACTACATCTAAAGCAAGcattttcatttgctctacactctCTAGGATGACGTCTACCGCATTGGGCACATTCTGGCCTAGGTGGTCGAGTACTACCCGTACTTGCGACTGTAGTAGTCTGAGCTCTTGGACCCTCaaatcttctgcctctgtttcggctagaatacctgactctgtttcggctagaataCCTAGTTGAAAAATTTGATCCactagagaactctctaggcctcttggatgtagaccgaaatgatctgctcatttgccttttcttcatgtcttgcacttcaatttcaacttttcccttctctttttcttttaacaaatcttCTGCCTTACAATCTCTTTCAACCAAaacaacaaactctctgatttctaaaacacCCACTGACAGTtggatatcatcattgagcccatcttcaaatctcttgcacatattgGCTTCGGTGGACATaaattcccgagcatatttactaagtctgacaaattcatGTTCATACTCAGTCATAgtcatcttaccttgttttaactcaagaaactcttttttttatctataaacctctgactgatatactttttacagaactcctcctgaaagaaatcccaagtaattctCTCACTCGATACCATtgacacaagagtcttccacAAATGATAGGCAGAATCTCTGATAagtgagacaacacacttcatgcattcttcaggtgtacaggataattcatcaaaaactctgatagtattctcaagccaaaattcagctttctctgcatcatcatctttagtagcccgaaactcttcagccccttgctttctgatcttatcaactggtgatCTTTCTCTTATAACTATACCTACGGCTGGGAaagctacatggggaacctgagaatcatgagggggtggaggtctaataGCCGGATTCGTATGAATGAACTaggcaaaccaatcattcatagcttggaagaaggcttctcgagccccacTTCCCTGACTAACTgatacgggcctttcactactatcgggtggcaccgtcccttctgcgggagcgaGTGTATTACTCTttacatcatctgcaccagctcGTTCGGAATctataactataaaagaaattattttaaaatcgtcaggagtcgtcacactatcaaaatataaatatggtatgtatagctagactcttattcacACGGAATGTTTCGAGAACCAACTAAACGTACTCTGATAccagaaaatgtaacaccccttacccgagaccattgccggagttgagcatggggcgttacttgacttaacttattagttcggggcataaaaaattacttttaaaatttatttcactgttcaccatAATGCTGTGcacctgagcagcagtcactaatttaactataactcaagttgtgaaactcaaaatttagatttgtaaattttccctaaaactatactcatatattatcttaccattaaattttcagaattttttgtttagccaattcgTACATTTTATTCAAATCTCCTCTATTTCATTGTCTAAAGGTTCTGgcctttattcactaaaaataaattttttcatcATATGATTTTCATATTGTGTTCTcactttttttaaagaaaatagactcaccaaggaatctagacatataaattataactcataattatttttttacaatttttaatgattttttaaaattagaacaggggactccaaaaaccattctgaccctatctaaccaaaattcaaatatctcagaatataaaattcctttacccACAACATTATTtttatctgaaaatagactcgataagctttaattatatatatcattcactcactaattcattttatactatctttggtgatttttcaaagtcacatcactgctgctatcccgaaactgtttcattgcaaattttttactctttcatattttcttggtataaactatcacctaggcattcataacaccacacatgttcttaattagccatttcaatagctaaccaTTAGCCATATTATATAAACacactcaaaatgactaagtctctatacatgccatagctttacACGTTTCGAAATCACATAATACTGAGATGTCTGTAGATAGTGTGAGACGAACTCCGACGTCCTTGTGATCCTCAAACtaacttggcgatactataaaaataaggaaaataaagaaattaagcataaagcttagtaagtttacaagtaaataaataacaacatttatcataaataatcatactcataaatttcatcaaacattagaatctttactcgcttctttacttactcacttacttgtttacttatttgtttacttaaataactcatgattataatttactcctcccttgctgaaatttctttctcaactatTAACTAAGATATTCTAAATCCTTATAACTcacttgaatttattattatgcttttatctgaactttcatgtaacatggtctatttactagcccgttgaatcacttggaatactaaggatactcgggtctcttgtctgataatacatgccaaaactatgtcccaaacatagtcttacatgggaggttttctgtactgccaatgccatatcccagatatggtcttacatgggagttctcatatcggtgcccatgccatgtcccagacatggtcttacgggggacctctcatctcggtgctaacgccatgtcccagacatggtcttacatgggacctctcatctcggtgccaacgccatgtcctagacatggtcttacatgggacctctcataatcccaatgatgtcaatgccatgtcccagacatggtcttacatgggatctcattcccttaatgtcatgacatttgtatccgatacattcccaatgtttcaacggggcttttatcactgattttctatcatctcatacttaaatcaacattagatattttcatgaaataaatacataattgctgaaaaataacagtattaataataattatcgaaatattgtatttatttaccgtaaacttacctcggtacaaaatatggtcAAATCTATCTACTTAGTCTTCAACcgttttctttcctcggtctaactccagatttcgttcttcttgatctataatagcaactttatcttatttaatactcacattcatcaaaacaatccttgactcgaactttgattttgcccttaaacttttgcataattactcTTTTGCCcaaaagctcagaaattaaacttcatcccttattattatgttttattacatgctgaacatttttcccttctatcgaaacatcaaattcccactctaacacttatgaacattaggtatttttaccgattatgtcgttttactcgtttttacttaaaatcgcttagaaaaagttgtttaacataatttcgagcttcatattctaccataaaacatcaaaataaacacatttcacctatgggtatttttccaaatatgaaccctaggttaaattattactagaataagctaaatcaagttatcggggctttaaaaacgtaaataacattaaaaacggagcttgggatcacttactacggagcttgaaagcttgaaaaccctaactatggcttccccctccccttgctaatttcggccaaatgaagaagatgaccacaatttgccatctttttcccttttaattcattttaattaccaaaatgcccctaatttaaaaaatttctatttcacttatctcatgtccatttttgtccacaacttaaccaatggtctaattatcatataaatacctccaatttaaaatttcataacaattggacacctctaatatctagaactcaacttttgcactttttataatttagtcattttgactaaattgagtgcccaaacgtcaaaatttttgaacgaaattttcacgaaatcattctatGAAATCGTaagccataaaaatatagtaaaaatatatttttccttatcggatttgtggtcctgaaaccactgttccgactaggcccaaaatcgggatgttacaatgcaatgaattaactgagtcgaatctatgcttagaaactggaagacttctagccttcaactTGTACCACTACAACAAAATAGTTTTAAGATTACACTTTTGTGCCAAAACTTTTctaagtgttgggatagacttgTCAACATACGCTTTGGTCAACTCTTTATATAAGAGTTGGGATATGTATGCCTAAGGCAATGCTTAAATAAGAGTCGGCTTTGTCCAACATTATGCCGACACTTTTGGGCCGACACTTTCCTAAGTGTTGGAATGGACTTGTTGACATATACTTTGGGCAACTTTTGTATAAGGGTTGGGATATGCATGCTTAAAACAACACTTAAATAAGAGTCGGCTTATTCCAACACTATACCAACACTTTTGGGTCGACACTTTCTTAAGTGTTGGGATAAACTTGTCGACATATGCTTTGACCAACTCTTTATATAAGGGTTGAGATATGTATACTTAAGGCGACGCTTAAATAAGAGTCGATTTTGTCCAACATTATGGGGACCCTTTTGGGCCGACACTTTCCTAAATGTTGGGATCGATTTGTCGACATATGCTTTAGCCGAGTCTTTGTATAAGGGTTGGGATATGCCTTTTCCAACTATATAAAAGTGTTGCTATATGAAAAACCTAAGCATACTCTTTTTTGACTACACCGACTCTTTTTTGAGTTGTTTAAATTTATAGCTTtaagtaacttttttttttattgtttgcaAAATCTAATCATATCTCAATTTTTAAGAAAAGTTAGAAAATATACTTATtaattctttattctttttaattacctttaatttttaagtttaacaTTCTACCTCCGGTCTCCTCTCCCTATTTCCAAATCAGTTCCAAAACAAAATTCCGTAAGTGCATTACTGTGTTTGTATATAATTTTCACCTTCTTTTAACGTGGGAGTTTTAAAAGGTTAAACCacgaaaagaagagaaaaacacaTTTGAAAAGGTTTGGCCGCCCGCTAAAAAATCAGAATCCccctatatttcatttttaaagcGCAAAAAACAAAAGGTCAAACCAGAAGAAGTATATGGCACAAGAAGCAAGGCTAAAACTGAGAATGCAAAAGGAGTTGAAGCTCCTTCTCGTCGATCCTCCTCATGGCGCTTCCTTTCCTACCCTCTCTTCACAATCTAATATTACTGATCTCTCTTCCATCCACGCCCGTATGTTCATTCTCCCTCTCGCTTTCGCTTCAcccaaaaaaatgatttaaaatctttcttttttattaatatcCAAAATCTGGATGTTGTTTAACAGAAATAGGTCTTGAAGAAACTTTTTATAGCAAAGGAATCTTCAAGATTAAGGTTCAGATACCTAAAAGGTATATCTAAGTtgcacaataaaatttaatttttctttcgcattttcttttattaaaaggAGGTTATTGGGGTTTTTTTTTGCCTTAAAGGTATCCGCTTCAGCTTCCGATTGTGACTTTTGGGACGCCAATTTATTACTCGAACATCGATAATGGAGGTCGAATTTGCCTTGACATTCTCaatattattttgtttcttttattatttttgtggAGGGGGTTTTTGATTCATACCCATCTCAGATTTTCTAAAGATTTACAATAAAGGTTAGTCCTTTCTCAGATCCATTGATGTTTTGTCAACTTTTGTTGGTTTCCCTTTATTCTGGAGATTGTTTATTTAAGCATTCATTGATGTTAATATTTGATGCAATTTTAGGCAAACAGGAATCTATATTTCTTGTTTCTTCATTGTCTTTATTCTATTGTATGCTATTGATTGTTTGGAGATTTGAATCTGTTAAATGTTTTCATTGATTTGATGTAGCTTGTTTCTATTTTTATGCATACAAGTCTTGGAAAAACAATTTCTTAAGTTTGATTTTATTATAGCATGAATTGATAGACAAGTATGGTAGGGGGATAAACTTGAAAGATGAGATCTTGACATTTGTTTAGGTTTCTAACTTTAAAACTTTAGATTTATATTCACTCAAAGAATGTTGTTGACCGTATGTGCAATATAATGGATCCTTGAACTTCATGCGAATGGAACCAAGTTTAAGGTTATTGAACTTTCAATTGTTTACAGGGACCATTAAACATGAAGAATAGAATGTGTTCGatgtttaagtttattttttagttaGTACAGGACACTGAAAATTTTATGCTAAAAAGCCATGTCTGCCTCATTGATTTCACttctaaaatggaaattttgtttctttaaaGTATCTGATATATGACATGAAGAGTATGGTCCTAATCTAAACAGGAGGCATGGCAACCATCATTGAACATTTTAACAGTGCTTACAAGTATAAGGTTATTGCTCAGCGAACCAAATCCTGATGATGGCCTAATGTGTGAAGAAATAGACTTTCTCTCaagataaattgattttttttcttttttatgttttcccTTTGCTTTTGATATGTTAATGAATATTGTTAATGAATCTACAGAGTATGGTGCTCTGGAGCTTAGTACTAGCAATAAAAGAACACATGGCATTAGCCAAAAGTAGATTTGATTTTTATGGCATTAGCAATAAAAGAACACATGGCATTAGCAATAAAAGATTGGATGGTGCAAAAATGTTACCCCTTTTAAGATATATTGTTCTAATACTGGCTAGCTTGAATGCAGGTTCTGGACAATGTATGTGGCGtataaacaagaaaaataaaaataatcattacATGACTATTGGTACTAATATTATCTTATAATAGTCAGtcaaaaatcatttatatatctTATAATAGACAGTCAGTAATGTAGCTGCAAAATCATGTTTGCATACAGGGCTTTATTTATATCTTCATCAAATCTCAATAGAGCATTTTAGCTGTCTCCTTGTGCTTAGAAAATGAGATGTTTCATTTGATTTGCTATTTCGTATCTAATGCACCTTTGAATTTGCTATATTTTACTATAACAGTTTGAGGTTGAATGAGGTCTGCAATTGGCTTATAGCAAGGCTGGGGCTTGAGGGATAATGCTAAATATAGCGAAGAGTCGGGAAGCAATAATGGTGAAAAGAGAAGACTTCATGTTATAAGTAGGTAGTAAACAAAATGGATTGTTAGGGTATATGGTGTACTTGGACTAAAGATGTTTCACTACCTGAGGCTACCCTTGTAGAAATAAGAGATCAGTAGAGTTTCTTGTAATTGAAGTTGCAGTTTCAGACTGTATTAGCTTTTTATGTGGTACAATATCAATAACAATATCCATCGTCTTAAgtgttcttttatttgtttactttcgTACATTGGGTTGAATGCGGGTGGTATACGTTTCGGCTAAATGTTAGTGTATTTTAGTTGGATTGATTTTTGTATTGAACATTCaacttttaattaaattttaattttatattttttagttgtATTTAAAACACAATTTCTATCATTATTCACTACAAATGTTTATGAAAATGTATTAAtattgaaataatcaaaaatagaaaaaaaattgcttTGGATgtgtctatcccaacctttttaaggttgTCTTAGACGGGTTTATCCTAATCTTTTTAAGGTTGCATTAGACAGGTTTATCTCAACCTTTTTTAAGGTTGCCTTAGACGGGTCTGTTCCAACTTTTTTTAAAGGTTGCCTTAGCCgggtctatcccaacctttttaggGTTGCTTTATACGGTTTTATCCTAACCTTTTTTTAAAGGTTGCCTTAGATAAGGTTTATCACAACTTTTTTAAAAGGTTGCCTTAAATTGGTTTATTCCAACTTTTTTTAAAGGTTGACCTTGATTAAGTCTTTTCCAACCCTTCAATAAAGGTCGACTTATGTTGACTTATGCCAACGCTTTTTCAAAAGCGTCACGGAGCCTATGCCAACCGTACTATAGACAACCTTTTTGGAAGCGTTGGGAGAAGCGTTGTGAAACTTATGCCAACCTTTTTTGTGTCGTCTTAGGTAAAAAAAAGTGTCGCAATATACCTGTTTTGTTGTAGTGTATACtatcaaatcaaaactaactcaagtctgattttcacgaata contains the following coding sequences:
- the LOC107910728 gene encoding probable ubiquitin-conjugating enzyme E2 37 isoform X1; protein product: MAQEARLKLRMQKELKLLLVDPPHGASFPTLSSQSNITDLSSIHAQIGLEETFYSKGIFKIKVQIPKRYPLQLPIVTFGTPIYYSNIDNGDFLKIYNKGSGQCMWRINKKNKNNHYMTIV
- the LOC107910728 gene encoding probable ubiquitin-conjugating enzyme E2 37 isoform X2 gives rise to the protein MAQEARLKLRMQKELKLLLVDPPHGASFPTLSSQSNITDLSSIHAQIGLEETFYSKGIFKIKVQIPKRYPLQLPIVTFGTPIYYSNIDNGDFLKIYNKV